The genomic interval AGACAAGGCCAGGGTCAGGGAGAGCCAGGGGAGTGCTTCAGGGGTCTGGCAGCAGGGCTGAACCCAGGCAAAGCCGGAAGGCCAGAGAGAATAACCATGGTTCCAAAGGAAATTAAGGGGTACAATCAGCAGTCCTGGTGACTATTTGGATGATGGgaaaagaggggaaaggaagagcaaggaACAGATCCAGCTTTAAGGCTGGAATACCAGGCAGTGGGTATTGGGTCTATGGCCAGTAGATAGAAGGACGTGCCTGTCAGTGTCCGCCCAGGGTGCCAGGGTGCAGCCCATCCCCTTGCTGCCTGCAACTTCCTCCTCCCTAGTCTCTGAGCCCCAGATCTCACCTCCTCCACCACGTGGCCTGGCCCAGGACCATCCCTAGTGAGTGTGATCTGAGAGACACTTTTAGATCAAAACAGCCCGATCAGTCTGCAGGCCATAGATGCTCAGGAGGCCCAGGTATTGTGAGAAGACAACCCTTGGGATAGCGAAGGGAGGGTCAGAAGGGCCAGCCTCCCTCACCTGTCTCCACCTGTAGGTTTACAGGAGCCGCTGTCTCTGTATGCGAAGGGGCGTACTTTGTGGCTCAGCTGCTGGCCAACTGCTTCCAGTAAGTAGCCTCCGGAGAGGCCCCTCCAGCACCGCCACCCCGGCCCCAGACACCCCAGATGTCTCTGCCCAGGAGGccatgcctgggggatgtcctGCTCTTATAGTTACCATGACAGGTTCCCCTACACTGTACAGCGAGCCCCAGCATAGAGGTGGACTCAGGCCCATGGGGCTCAGTCACTTTTCCCTTGTTCCCCACCAAGGGAGCTGGCTGAGCCACTCACCGGCTGAGCACACTCAGGGTCTGCTCCTGCCCAGAATCCCCTGGGAAAGGCCAGCTCCCCTTGTCATCAGTTCCTAGGAATGACCAGTCTCTGGGCACCTGTGTCCATACTACCCACCATGGGGTGAGGACCCTGTACAAGGCCCAGCTTAGAGTGAGCAAACTGGGGTTTGGGAACTCTGCCTCTTGCTAGAACCAGGGACAAGTCAGGGGCCACACACCCATTTGTGGAAACGAGTGCAGACTTTAGGATCCAGTGAGGCCATGTGACCACAGAGTCCCCTCTGCTGCCCAGCCAATGCTCAGCAGAAGCTGTCGTGAGTGGCAGAGAGCGAGCCAGGCCTTAAATCCAGCTGTCCAGGTAGCCTGCAAGGCCGCTGGCTGCCGCTCAGGCTCACCAGCCCCAAGACAGTAACCTTTCTGGGGGTTCCCCCTTTCTACTGAATTTCACTGCCAAAGGGTCCTTGAAACTTCCCCGGGGTTGGGGCTAAGGCAACGGAGGAAGGGACCCTGAATGTGAAGGGGAATTTTACACACTCAGGACGCCAACACAGAGATGACCACCATGGGGCAGGAGTGAGCTATAGCAGCCCAGGCCTTTGCGTGTGGGAGGGCGCTACCCTGTCCAGAGCCTCTTCTCTAGGCCAGTTCAGAGGATGAATAAGATGAACCTAAAGGCAGGCATCTTCCTCCTTTGAAATCTGGAGGCAGTGACGCTGAAGAAACCTCAACATCAGGCACCTGCCAGGGCCATGTGTGCTCCCTGTGTGCAGTGAGGGAAAAAGCCCTTCTGGACCAATGCTGTCCCAATGCCTAGGCAAGGCTCGGGGAGCAGGTCACTGCTAGATTTCAGCCCGTTTACCTACCTGGCCAGGCCCCTTAATGCAGTGCATCATCTGCGCAACTGTCCAAGTGGGTGGCCCCCATACCACACACCTTCCCTCCTTCACTGTGGACTTCCCAGTGGGCCCTGGgccttcttctttcctcctcacAGCCTCTTGCAGCATACTGACAGCGTTTACCTTCCACCCTCCTTGACCAGAAAAACAGGGCCAGTAGTCTTTCAGAAAAATTGTGAACCCTCTAGAGGGACTCAGAGAAACTGACAAAGTGTGGAACCTATAGTAAGGGCCCCAGGGCCCCTCCAGGACTCCAGCCACTGCAGGGTGTTCATCCAGGGGACACTGCAGAGAGCACAGCCACAACAGGACTagggcccagccctgcccctcccctcccccgccaGCCTCCCATATGGCTGGAGTTCTCCTAGGCTGTGTACCGCTAACCCTGGACTTCCAtcccacaggtgtgagccagggtCCCTGGCAGACAGAGCAAGGGAGAAGGCCCACTGGCTGGGCTGCTTCCAAAAGTTCCTGGCCTACATGCTACTGTCCGTGGCCTGCTTCCTCCACCCTGTCCTGGTCTGGCACGTGACCATCCCAGGTAGGAACCTGGGGCAGGGTGTGGGCAGGGTAGTCAGGCATGTGCCCTCCACAGCAGGTGGGCTGAGTCCTGCTCTGTATCTCCCCAGTGCCTACCCAGGTTTGGCGGGCACTCCATGGTGCCCCAAAAGACTTTCCAACATCGTCTCCGGTTTCCCCTCCCCCAGTGCACCTACTAGTCAGCCCAGTTTTGGCTGCAGAAACCAGGATTCACTGCTCCCACCTCTTTGGTTTTGTCCATGATCTTTTCTGCTATTTCCTATCTATTAAAACTGTGACCCTCATCACCAACCCATCTAAAATACAGAGAAGCTGACCCTCCAGGGAGACTATGTTGAAAAGCAGAGCTGCCATCCTTCTTGCCATATTTTTCCAAGTGCCTGTCTTAGCCTCTCCAGGCAGACTCCTGAAATGGACTCAGCACTGAGCAGGCCAGAACAAGGCACAAACCCTCGCTGCTCGGACAGGGAAACCCACACAGGAGGCTCTGGCTCTGGGAGGCACCCATAGTTACTTTTCCACTTGCTCTGGGCAGGGCTGAGCTCCCAGCAGACTGAGAGCCGAGCTCAGGTCTCGGAGGCAGCATCCATGCGGGGACCCGGAGGGAGCCCAACACAAGGCCTGCCACACCCAaagaaatttgcattttattttttgtttactggGTAACAGTTGGGGAGGCTGAAATAAAAGGGGATCTCCCTGCCAATTTCTGGGAATGAAAGGAAACCCAGTTCAGCAATCAGGACCCAATATCCAAAATAGTGTCTAGGCAGCTGAAGGCAGCATGGGTCTAGCCCAAAGTTCTGTCCTGGGATAGAGACTAAGCCTGGGGACAGAATCCAGGTGGGCTGCAGCAGGGCCACTGTCAATAAGAAGGCCTTGGGCTGAGGGAACAGAGAGGGCCCTTGAGGAACAGATGGAGTCCTGCCTTGATTTCCAAACTGGGCCCAGCTGCTCGGCTCCACAGCACTGGCCCTACTCACATCCTTCTGCGGGGGTCCAGCCTGCCCCTTGAGTCCTTATGGAATGCAAGGACATGCAAAGTGTAAGGACTGGAGCCACAGAGGCCTGAGAGTGACCACACAGCCCTGGGATGTGAGGGCCCTGTGGCACCACAGGCCCACACAGCCTCTTGTTTTCTGCACACGTCCAGCACTCTGACCTTCCACCTCTCTTCCAGGCTCCATGCTCATCATCACTGGCCTGGCCTACTTCCTGCTAAGCAAGCGGAAGAAGAGGAAAGCTGCCCCCGAGGTGCTGGGCCCCCCGGAGCAGTACACAGACCCCTCCGGCAGCGCCATGAGTACCACCGGTTCTGGGGACACTGAGCAAACCTATACCTTTCATGGGGCCCTCAAGGAGGGGCCCAGCTCCCTCTTCATCCACATGAAGAGCATCCTGAAGGGGGCCAAGAAGCCCAGCCCCCTGCAGGCCCCAGACACCCTGATGGAGCTGAGTCTGGAGCCGGCTGACTCCCTGGCCAGGAAGAAGCAGGTGCACTTTGAAGACAACGTGGTCCGAATCATCCCGTCCCTCACAGAAGGCCTGGACGAGGGGGACAGCGAGCCAGAGGAGACCACCTCCGACACAGCCCCCATCATCCCTCATGCCCAGGCCCCACTCCTCCTGTCTTCTTTCATGGCCACCGACCTGTTCTGAGCTGCTCCTTCCAGCCTGGGAAGTCTCACTGCAGAGACCCGTGATCCTGCCTGGAGTTTCCTGATGTCCTCGGGCCCTCCAGGGAGCTTAGGGTCTTCACAGGTCAGCTCCTTACAGGGTGACCAGACATCCTCGAGGCAGCTGGCCTCCGGGGCCACTGGAAGGTGTAACAGCCCCAGGGCTGGCAGAGGCCCAGAGGGAGGCACAAACAAGGCAGGCACCAATGGGGCCAGCCCGGCTCCTCCCTCCTGTGCCACCTGTGGGGAATCCCTGTTTTTCCCGAAGAGAACATCACTCCCACTTCACACAGGCTACAGGTCCCACTGCTTCCGCCCCAAAAGGGACGGAGCCTCTGGGCTTCCCTTACTTCTGATTTGGAGTTCGGCACTCAGCAAGGACCCTATGGTCCACCCATCTCTGATGCCACAATGCAGCTCTGAAGGCCCAGAGATGCGTCAGCAGTCTCAGCACCTCAAAGGCTAGCCATGGCCATGGGTCCTGATATTGTTcacagaggggaggagaggctgAAAACCCTCAGGGAGGGAGCTGCCAGGCAGTGGGCCACATTCTCTGCATGCTCAGGGGCTGGGGCTGACCAGCAGGAGTTATAGGGCTGCTCAGGGCAACAATGCCTCTTCTGTGCTCACTACGGGAGAGCCAGGCCAGACGAGCACAGATCTTCCCAGAAGCACAGCTGGGTGGGGGGGGGTCCCTGCATCCCCCCCACATGGCCCTGTCCAAGATTCCAAGTTGATGATGCAAAGCGACATACCGAAAGCCTGTGACAATCTTCAGCTGTAAATGCCAGAGCACCGGAAGCAGTGAGTGCCCACTGTGTGCAGGACCAGAGGCAGTAACTCAAAGGGTCACATACCACAGAGCAGTGGCCCTGATATGCTTAGGTGCCTGTAGAAGAATAGATGGTAAATATATGTTTATTCAAAATGGGAGGGAAGAAGTGCTGGGCAGAGGAAAGGGCTGCAGGCAAGTTCTCTGCTGTGGGGCTACAGAAGCGACAATTAACCcagaatgaacaaagaaatagGAATTATATATTCTCTGTGAAAGGATTTGCAATATAgttcctactttttaaaaaaagtgaccTTTGGAAGAGCAGATGCTATTCCGTGTAGGCAACTGCAGGGAATGCGCAATCAGAAGGAAGGATCCTGCCGCTCCCCAGGCCGAGTGAGTGAGCTGATACCAgggctctggggaaggagttcagACCATACTTTTTCTTCACACTTTAGATGGGACAGTTGTGTCTGTTCTCAGACACTCTTCAACATCCTTCACAGGTTATTTTTCAAAGGTGAGGAAATAACGGCCAGCCAGAAGTTGGTATCAGTCTGGGACCTAAATCCAGCAGATGTTCTTAGCAAGCAGAGCTTTGCCTGCAAGAACCCAGATCTTCTCTCAAATCAAATGACAAGTGGCTAACAAATTCATTCCTGTAAGCCTTCAAAGGTGAGAGCTATAGAGTTGTTCTGTAGCTGCCCCGGAGGCAGGACCTCAGGCTATGATAGTCCAAAGTCAGAGAAGAGTGAACAACATGGGGATAGGTGGACAGGGACCATGCCCCATTCCTGACGGGCTGGGAGCCAGGAGAAGGGTAATGTGATGGCCACAGATGCCCACATGGCAAGAATGTGGCCAGCCTCAGGAGCTGGATGTTCCTGAGCTTCAGAGCAGGTCCATACGCGGAACCCCAAGCCAGCAGAGCTGGATGGCCAGGTCATAAGAAGCAAACCTAAGAGTGTGGAGTCAGAGCTGTCAGATCCTGTTTAATAAACACTCTGTACAGCTAAGTGCTAGAGTGTTATTTGTGGAAGGATGTGTCTCAGAGGTGAGGGTGCATTGGGAGTTCCTGTGATAACCTGCAGATGATTCTGACACGTCAGGGCTTCCTGGTGACATCACCAGTTAAGGGAGAGTCTGCTGGTGGGCAGCATCAGAGGACAATGATTATCTTACCCAGGTTGGTAACGTAAACCTCTCAAACATTCTTCCagctatcaaaaataaaaaagactggaaTGAGATCATTAAATAGACCTGAACCTTCACCGTCAGGACACCCAGCATGGAAGTGGTGCCACCTTATAAGCCGATGAGAACCACATGTCTACAACCACATCCTTATCCATAGTATCCCAGCACAGCAAATGGAATCATCCTCATCCTTGCTGAAAAACCCAGACCACAAGAGCTGACCCTGTCGCAGCCCTCCTCACTCTGAGCAGAAAGCAGAGCAGACACGCTGCAGACACAGAAGGGAGCAGCTGGGCATAGGTAGAGCACCAGGCTGTTCAATCTGCCACGGACACGATGCTGGTGAACCTTGGCTAAGCCCCTTCACACCTCTGGTTCAGGATCCCCTATCGTGTGGGAATTACAGCAATGACCCACAAGATAAGGGGAAAGTGATATTCAGATAACAAATCACAAGTTATTACAAGTGCACTGCATCCCTGTTACTGCAGGTGCCTCGCCATGAGGAAACACCACCTGAGTTGTGTTAGGGCAAGGTCAAGCTGGTACAAGAGTTCCTTTCTCAATCTGAGCCTGGGGAATCCATCCCCCAACCTAGACGAAAACCATAGTGGACCCCACAGTCACAAGAAGCCACACCCTGGGAGTCACACAGTAtgtcttctccctctgtcccatcAGCTCCAAGATGGTATTCtatatttagttttcttaaatatatttattgtgatATAATTTATACAAGGTCAGATAGCcataaaaagtgctacatacctcactgctgaatatcactatggtcacctttgaagtactccccttggggagCTGTACATGGAcatcagtgcctagtccactctttaaagcaattttggaactctttttctgaaacagccatcagagctatccttatacaaggtctgacaattaagttcatgaactcatcctagaagaagcgctacagacctcattgctgaCCATCACTATGGTCACCGGATGGCCAAGGGGAGGAAGGAATACTTGGAAGGTGATCATAGTaatattcaccaatgaggtatgcagcacttcaTCTAGTACGCAAACTTAATTACCAGAACTTGtctaccataaaattcaccaatTCAAAGCATACAGCTACCTTGTTTTTAGTACATTCATAATCTAATTTCATTACAATCTAGGTTcacattttcattaccccaaaAAAGAAACTCAGCCCAGTACCGAAGAGCAGTCATGCCCCACCTCCCATTCCCTTCCCTAAGCAACcaccaatctactttctgtcttggTATATATGTTCCTAGTCTAGGCATTTTATACAAATGggatcatataatatgtggtcttttgtgactttgTTCATTTAGCATGctatttttgaggttcatccatgttgtagcacatatctttatttcatttctttccgGGCtgagtattccattgtatggaaaTACTATCttgtgtttatccattcatccattgataaaCTTTGGAGGTGTTTCCACTTTGTGCCTataatgaataatgctgctgAAAACATTGTGTACACACTTTTGCGTGGACATATGTCCTTATTTCTCTTGGGTGTACACCTAGgggtggaatttctgggtcatgtgGCAACTCTGTGTTTTACTTCTTGAGGAACTTCCAAGCTGTTTTCTAAAGGGTCTTctctattttacattcccatcagttTCTTATTTCCTTGCCAACACTTACTAttgtaaatcttttttattatattcatttatccattgtgatttttatttgtatttcccaaGTGACtggtgttgagcatctttttacatAATATTGGACTTTTAATATCTTATTTGATAAGTGTCTATTCAAATACTCTGCCTGTTTTTTAATCATGTTATTTGTCTTTCTTGTTTTGAGTTGttaatatattctggatactagaccCTTATAAGATACATgcttcacaaatatttttttccatcctgtGAGTtcccttttcactttcttgatagtatcctttaaagcataaaaaatttaattttggtgaaatccgatttatctttttttttcttttgtttcttgttcTTCTGTGGTCgaatctaagaaatcattgcatGGCCAAATGGCATGAAGATTCATTCTTATACATTTTCaagtgttttgtaattttagcTCTTACACATAGATCCATGATTAATTTTGAGATAATCTGTCTGTGTACTGTAAGGTGGAATCCAacttaattattttacatatggaCATCCAGTTGTTACAGCATTTGTTCAACCAGTAGACATTTCATTTGTTAAATCAAATTGTCTTGACATCTTTACCAAAAGTGAACAagccataaatgtatttatttttaaccatgCAACTCTTGTTCCATTGATTTGTTTATCTTTATGCCATTGCCACACAGTTTTGaatac from Nycticebus coucang isolate mNycCou1 chromosome 3, mNycCou1.pri, whole genome shotgun sequence carries:
- the TMEM72 gene encoding transmembrane protein 72 isoform X2 gives rise to the protein MKLQGFWTGLEYTCRLLGITTAAVLIGVGTETFLQGQFKSLAFYLLCEPGSLADRAREKAHWLGCFQKFLAYMLLSVACFLHPVLVWHVTIPGSMLIITGLAYFLLSKRKKRKAAPEVLGPPEQYTDPSGSAMSTTGSGDTEQTYTFHGALKEGPSSLFIHMKSILKGAKKPSPLQAPDTLMELSLEPADSLARKKQVHFEDNVVRIIPSLTEGLDEGDSEPEETTSDTAPIIPHAQAPLLLSSFMATDLF
- the TMEM72 gene encoding transmembrane protein 72 isoform X1, which codes for MKLQGFWTGLEYTCRLLGITTAAVLIGVGTETFLQGQFKSLAFYLLFTGAAVSVCEGAYFVAQLLANCFQCEPGSLADRAREKAHWLGCFQKFLAYMLLSVACFLHPVLVWHVTIPGSMLIITGLAYFLLSKRKKRKAAPEVLGPPEQYTDPSGSAMSTTGSGDTEQTYTFHGALKEGPSSLFIHMKSILKGAKKPSPLQAPDTLMELSLEPADSLARKKQVHFEDNVVRIIPSLTEGLDEGDSEPEETTSDTAPIIPHAQAPLLLSSFMATDLF
- the TMEM72 gene encoding transmembrane protein 72 isoform X3; the encoded protein is MLLSVACFLHPVLVWHVTIPGSMLIITGLAYFLLSKRKKRKAAPEVLGPPEQYTDPSGSAMSTTGSGDTEQTYTFHGALKEGPSSLFIHMKSILKGAKKPSPLQAPDTLMELSLEPADSLARKKQVHFEDNVVRIIPSLTEGLDEGDSEPEETTSDTAPIIPHAQAPLLLSSFMATDLF